The window CACGGTGCGATTGACATTCTCGTGAACAACGCGGCTTACCAGGAAACGGGCAACGATGTCGATGAGTTTTCAACAGAATTGTTCGATCGAATTTTCAAAACGAACGTCTACGCGCCTTTCTGGCTCTCCCGTGCCGTGATGAAACACTTGCCACCGGGCGGGAGCATCATCAACACGGTTTCGATCCAGGGTTACGATCCGTCGCCGTATCTTCTGCCCTACGCGTCGACCAAGTCGGCCATGTTGGGAATGACCAAGGGTCTGGCAAAACTGGCGATGGACCATGGCGTGCGAGTCAACGCGGTCGCACCTGGCCCGGTTTGGACGCCACTGATTCCAGGATCGATGCCCAAAGAGAAGTTCGAGGAATTCGGTGCAGACAACCTGTTCGGTCGTCCTGCACAACCGATCGAGCTTGCACCGTTGTACGTTTGGTTGGCCAGCCCCGATGCCAGCTACGTGACCGGTGAAGTCTTCGGGTGCACCGGCGGTCGAACCCCCGTCTGATTCGGCCGATCCATCGAAACTCAACCGCAGAGTTCAACCTCCAAACCGCAAGGCAGGCTCACCCGTCCGGTGAGCCTGCCGTTCTTTTTACTTCGACGGATCGTGGCCCCAATTCTTCAGGCTGTAGCACCAATCAGTCTCTGAAACATCGCCATCGGGTTCTTGCGCAACATGCCGTTTGATGTATCCGCACACCTTCTGCATGTGATCCACTTGTTCGTCTGAAAGATCCGACTTGTTCGTGCGTTTGATCTCAATGATCTTGCGAGCCGATTGGCGACCAACGGACTCGTCATCGCCATCCTTGGTTTGCCCGACGGATTTGGACTCTTCGGTCTCCAACCAATCCTCAATCTCTTTGGGCTGCATGTTCACGAGGTCGTAAAACTCGTCATAAATCTCTTCTTGCTTTTCAGATAGGCTGGTAGCCATGGTCAAACCTTCCATTGATAGATGTATGTGGGGAACGCAAATCACGCCTTCCTCGCCTCAGCCGATTGAATCCGAAACTCAGCAGCCTGTTGATTTCCTCAGTCGGAACGCGAACGATTCTTCACTAGAAATCGTGGGCAGACGCCCATCGGCTGATCGCTCAATCTATGAAACTTGTTCAATCAACAGCCCGTCGTCGATTCAGTGCTCTGAAGGTTGGTTGGGTGTTTGCAAGGAAGCGTAGAAAGCTGCCAAATCGGAACGATCCCGCTTGGACAACTTGTCTGCGATAGGATGCATCAAGCGTGCCGTTCTTGCCCCACCGCGAGACCGCTTCTCAAAAAGTTCCAATTGTTGCTGCAGATACCACTTCGACTGCCCCGCCAAGTTGGGATAGTCATCACGACGGTTCTCCGCTTGCGGTCCGTGGCACTTTTGACAGGACGGGATCTTTCGACCGCGATCACCAACCGTCGCGAGTTCACGCCCTCGTTCAATGGCCGCTTGATCCGCCACATCGTCGTCAACTCGGGTTCGCACATCGTTCCAGGTCGCTTCGTGATAGTGTTTGGAAAGAGTATCAATCTCCTGATTCGTCAGATCGTGAGACACCGGCATCATCGCACCGCTGAATCGTTCGGATGAGCGGAATGCGAGCAATGATTGTCGAAGGTAGCCTTCCGCTTGCCCCGTCAATTGTGGCACCTGCTTGCCCGCTCGGCTGGCTCCATCCACACCATGGCAATCAATACAAGCTTGAAGGACAGGCAGTTTTGCAATCGCCGCCAAGTCGTCTTCTGTTCGTTCGGCGCGGAAGGTCTCACGATCCTCTTCCAAAGACTTCCGCAGATAAGCAACCACCGGCCAGACCTCGTCGCCTCGCGCCGGCACGGGCCACGCGGGCATGCCAGCGAACTTGATCCCGTGCTGAATGATGTAGTGCAATTCCCTCGGTTCTTTTTCCAACAGTGATCGATCCAACCGCGGCGGTGTCGGCGTCATTCCCCTGGCAACGGGAGGCTGTTCCTTCCCCGGCAAACCGTGACAGAAACGACAATTGGTTTGAAAAATTTCTTCCCCCAATCGCACATCCCTCAGTTCGCCGTCTTCGGGTGGCTGAGTCCCTCGAGAGTGAAAACTCACCGATCGGTCGCTCGCGAAATCCAGGAACCAACGCGTGATTTGCCAGTGACCGCTGCTGGCCTTCACCGGAACCACGCCGCTTATCAATACGACGGTGCCCAGGATGCCCAGAACGATACCTGCGAGCAATGCTCGCTTCCAAGTCAACAGCAT of the Rhodopirellula baltica SH 1 genome contains:
- a CDS encoding SDR family oxidoreductase, producing the protein MSTATEERIQLVDPRQAYARPPFKDQEAMKMPGSTEKMKPRPDHGEESYEGSGKLKGLTALITGADSGIGRAIAICYAREGANIAINYLSEDTDAKQTAEVAKQAGVDVSVIRGDLREESFCNELVEQTRQEHGAIDILVNNAAYQETGNDVDEFSTELFDRIFKTNVYAPFWLSRAVMKHLPPGGSIINTVSIQGYDPSPYLLPYASTKSAMLGMTKGLAKLAMDHGVRVNAVAPGPVWTPLIPGSMPKEKFEEFGADNLFGRPAQPIELAPLYVWLASPDASYVTGEVFGCTGGRTPV
- a CDS encoding DUF3140 domain-containing protein codes for the protein MATSLSEKQEEIYDEFYDLVNMQPKEIEDWLETEESKSVGQTKDGDDESVGRQSARKIIEIKRTNKSDLSDEQVDHMQKVCGYIKRHVAQEPDGDVSETDWCYSLKNWGHDPSK
- a CDS encoding c-type cytochrome codes for the protein MLLTWKRALLAGIVLGILGTVVLISGVVPVKASSGHWQITRWFLDFASDRSVSFHSRGTQPPEDGELRDVRLGEEIFQTNCRFCHGLPGKEQPPVARGMTPTPPRLDRSLLEKEPRELHYIIQHGIKFAGMPAWPVPARGDEVWPVVAYLRKSLEEDRETFRAERTEDDLAAIAKLPVLQACIDCHGVDGASRAGKQVPQLTGQAEGYLRQSLLAFRSSERFSGAMMPVSHDLTNQEIDTLSKHYHEATWNDVRTRVDDDVADQAAIERGRELATVGDRGRKIPSCQKCHGPQAENRRDDYPNLAGQSKWYLQQQLELFEKRSRGGARTARLMHPIADKLSKRDRSDLAAFYASLQTPNQPSEH